The proteins below are encoded in one region of Syntrophotalea carbinolica DSM 2380:
- a CDS encoding sensor histidine kinase, whose product MFFHSLRFRLTAWYTLTIVVVLAVSGCIWYQQLSTSLLEQTDRRLMKLTEESPALLQGFSGPDRCRAFSKFVRRHRQGNFYRLVDAAGQPLCSEVNSIGNAPDIDLRTLEAAAEKGLVIQSSRLKNGPYPMRFLTMAMELKNGEVIFLQVGTGLGMVREPLRELRTLLLIFSPIALLAVSILGWFLAGRTLAPVENLTRAMRRINVENLSQRLPLRSSGDELARLVDTFNSMLGRLEESFRKIKQFSGDASHELRTPLTILKGETEVALRWAKTPEEFRKMLISGMEEIDRMSRIIDDLLLLAKSEGGQKPLTIKEMSLSDLLQELYLQGRSLAQPKSIELVLHPNVTEEIRILADKMRLRQVFLNLIANAINYTPDGGQVEISLSVDGEQDEVIVKVSDTGIGIPAEHLPHIFDRFYRVDRARNREDGGTGLGLAIVDSFVKAHGGRVEVFSVPEKGTTFTVFLPRKGPQTPPATP is encoded by the coding sequence TTGTTTTTTCACTCCCTGCGATTCCGGCTTACCGCCTGGTATACCCTGACCATCGTCGTGGTACTGGCGGTAAGCGGCTGCATCTGGTACCAGCAGCTGTCCACCAGCCTGCTGGAGCAAACCGACCGCCGCCTGATGAAACTGACCGAAGAAAGCCCTGCGTTACTGCAGGGCTTTTCCGGACCGGATCGCTGCCGCGCATTTTCCAAGTTCGTGCGCCGCCATCGCCAGGGCAATTTTTATCGCCTGGTCGATGCTGCCGGCCAACCGCTGTGCAGCGAAGTCAACAGTATCGGAAACGCCCCGGACATCGACCTCCGCACCCTGGAGGCCGCCGCTGAAAAGGGGCTGGTGATACAGAGCTCCAGGCTCAAGAATGGCCCCTATCCCATGCGGTTTCTGACCATGGCCATGGAACTCAAGAATGGCGAGGTCATTTTTCTGCAGGTCGGCACCGGCTTGGGGATGGTTCGGGAACCGCTACGGGAACTGCGCACGCTGTTGCTGATATTCAGCCCCATAGCTTTACTGGCCGTATCCATTCTCGGCTGGTTTCTGGCCGGCCGTACCCTGGCGCCGGTCGAAAACCTGACCCGGGCCATGCGCCGCATCAATGTGGAAAATCTCTCGCAGCGCCTGCCGCTTCGCTCCTCCGGCGATGAGTTGGCCCGCCTGGTCGACACCTTCAACTCCATGCTGGGACGCCTGGAAGAATCCTTCCGCAAAATCAAGCAGTTTTCCGGCGACGCCTCCCACGAGCTGCGTACTCCCCTGACCATCCTCAAGGGCGAAACCGAAGTCGCCCTGCGCTGGGCCAAAACCCCTGAAGAATTCCGCAAAATGCTCATATCCGGCATGGAAGAAATCGACCGGATGAGCCGCATCATCGACGACCTGCTGCTGCTGGCCAAAAGCGAAGGGGGGCAGAAACCGCTGACCATCAAGGAAATGAGCCTCAGCGACCTGTTGCAGGAGCTGTATCTACAGGGCCGTTCCCTGGCTCAACCGAAATCCATCGAACTGGTACTGCATCCCAATGTTACCGAGGAGATCCGGATCCTGGCGGATAAAATGCGACTGCGCCAGGTATTTCTCAACCTGATCGCCAATGCCATCAATTACACCCCTGATGGCGGCCAGGTGGAAATCTCCTTGTCCGTGGACGGGGAACAGGATGAGGTCATCGTCAAGGTCAGCGATACGGGTATCGGCATCCCTGCGGAGCATCTGCCGCATATCTTCGATCGTTTTTACCGGGTCGACCGAGCCCGCAATCGGGAAGACGGCGGTACCGGCCTGGGACTGGCCATCGTCGACTCCTTCGTCAAGGCTCATGGAGGACGAGTCGAGGTTTTCTCGGTTCCCGAAAAGGGCACTACCTTTACCGTCTTTCTGCCACGCAAAGGACCGCAAACGCCCCCGGCGACCCCTTAG